A single window of Lathamus discolor isolate bLatDis1 chromosome 20, bLatDis1.hap1, whole genome shotgun sequence DNA harbors:
- the LOC136024053 gene encoding myosin light chain kinase, smooth muscle-like, with protein sequence MSQAEGGEETFEYCDVVINSQEQVSDVYTQLEKLGEGKFGMVFRLQEKATGKIRAGKYFRTRTAKEKQAARDEVELMNLLHHPRLVQCLAAFQGPAELVMVMEYVAGGELFERIVDDDFEHTEPSSAQYLRQILEGLQFMHGQAIVHLDLKPENIVCVSPSSHWLKIIDFGLARKLAPDTPVKVLHSTPEFMAPEVVAFEPVSFSTDMWSVGVICYILLSGESPFQGDNDMETLSNITAAQWDFEEETFSEISQLAKDFISQLLQKDPRNRLSSMGALLHPWLQQPQPCSMKALPKERIKQFLIHRKWQKTGKALLALNRLTLLSQSLERKVLETQDEEDLGCSPEEDQTSGSQLQRGSSVSELLPDKKEEDGSAAATGEAESSVSVAMPPQT encoded by the exons ATGTCTCAGGCAGAAG GAGGTGAGGAGACGTTTGAATACTGTGATGTGGTCATCAACAGCCAGGAGCAGGTTTCGGATGTGTACACgcagctggagaagctgggagA AGGGAAGTTTGGGATGGTGTTCCGCCTGCAGGAAAAAGCCACTGGCAAAATCCGGGCTGGGAAGTATTTCCGAACACGGACAGCGAAGGAGAAGCAGGCGGCTCGGGATGAGGTGGAGCTCATGAACCTGCTGCACCACCCGCGCCTTGTGCAGTGCCTTGCTGCCTTCCAGGGCCCCGCCGAGCTGGTGATGGTGATGGAATA TGTGGCAGGTGGGGAGCTCTTTGAGCGCATTGTGGACGATGACTTTGAGCACACAGAGCCCAGCAGCGCGCAGTACCTGCGACAGATCCTGGAGGGGCTGCAGTTCATGCACGGTCAGGCCATTGTCCACCTTGACCTCAAACCTGAGAACATCGTGTGtgtcagccccagcagccactGGCTCAAGATCATTGACTTCGGCTTGGCACGGAAGCTGG ctccagaCACCCCTGTGAAAGTGTTACACAGCACCCCTGAGTTCATGGCTCCAGAAGTGGTCGCCTTTGAGCCCGTGAGCTTCTCCACAGACATGTGGAGTGTTGGTGTCATTTGCTACATCCT GCTGAGTGGGGAGTCCCCCTTCCAGGGGGACAATGACATGGAGACACTAAGCAACATCACAGCTGCCCAGTGGGACTTTGAGGAGGAGACCTTCTCGGAGATCTCCCAACTAGCCAAGGACTTCATcagccagctgctgcagaaggacCCCCG GAACCGGCTCTCCAGCATGGGGGCCCTGCTGCacccctggctgcagcagccacagccctgcagcatgAAGGCACTGCCCAAGGAGAGGATCAAGCAATTCCTGATCCATCGGAAGTGGCAG AAAACAGGCAAAGCCCTGCTGGCCCTCAACAGGCTGACCCTGCTGTCCCAGAGCCTGGAGAGGAAAGTCCTGGAGACTCAGGATGAGGAAG ACCTGGGCTGCAGCCCAGAGGAGGACCAAACTTCTGGATCTCAGCTCCAACGAGGTTCCAGCGTATCGGAGCTGCTGCcagacaaaaaggaagaagatgggAGCGCTGCAGCCACAGGGGAGGCAGAGAGCAGTGTCAGTGTGGCCATGCCACCCCAGACCTAG